A genomic region of Acidobacteriota bacterium contains the following coding sequences:
- a CDS encoding NAD(P)/FAD-dependent oxidoreductase: MRHDFDIGVVGAGPAGARVAWRLARAGARVAMFDASHPREKPCGGGVTGRALARVAGMLDGITLDGLAVERARFDEPHGAPASIVLDAHGFSPQSSLVVLARREFDLALADAAERSGALLLRQRVTEVVPGPEGIDIVTRDGRYRVARVVGADGATSLVRRRCARPFARRQLSTARGFFARDTSSSEIAIGFVSDPAGYTWSFPRPDHLAIGICAQADETTPAALDAHLASWVARAGLASGCRREPYGWPIPSLSAEDFARERPAGPRWLLVGDAAGLVDPITREGIAFALESADLAAGALLGDSAGDTYVAALRRHIVPELARAARLKRGFFRGRFTRLLVDGLRSSAPVRGIMADLVAGRQPYATLKRRLIGTFEVRLAWQLLRLELGWHRDGKARASAVARGASAPRDDRRG, translated from the coding sequence GTGCGACACGACTTCGACATCGGCGTGGTGGGCGCGGGCCCGGCGGGCGCCCGCGTGGCCTGGCGGCTGGCTCGCGCCGGGGCACGTGTCGCCATGTTCGACGCCTCGCATCCGCGCGAGAAGCCGTGCGGTGGGGGCGTGACCGGACGGGCACTCGCCCGCGTGGCGGGCATGCTCGACGGCATCACGCTCGATGGCCTGGCGGTCGAACGCGCGCGCTTCGACGAGCCGCACGGGGCGCCGGCCTCGATCGTCCTCGACGCGCACGGCTTCTCCCCGCAGTCGTCGCTCGTCGTCCTCGCGCGACGCGAGTTCGATCTGGCGCTCGCCGACGCGGCCGAACGGAGCGGCGCGCTGCTGCTTCGCCAGCGCGTCACCGAGGTCGTGCCTGGTCCGGAGGGCATCGACATCGTGACCCGCGACGGACGGTACCGCGTGGCTCGGGTCGTGGGGGCCGACGGGGCGACGAGTCTCGTGAGACGCCGGTGCGCGCGGCCATTCGCGCGTCGCCAGCTCTCGACCGCGCGCGGGTTCTTCGCTCGCGACACCTCGTCGAGCGAGATCGCCATTGGCTTCGTCAGCGATCCGGCCGGATACACGTGGTCGTTCCCGCGTCCCGACCACCTCGCCATCGGCATCTGCGCGCAGGCCGACGAGACAACGCCAGCGGCGCTCGACGCGCACCTTGCATCGTGGGTCGCGCGGGCCGGGCTCGCCAGCGGGTGCCGGCGCGAGCCGTACGGGTGGCCGATTCCGTCGCTGAGCGCCGAGGATTTCGCCCGGGAGCGGCCGGCCGGCCCACGCTGGCTGCTCGTGGGCGACGCGGCGGGGCTCGTCGATCCGATCACGCGCGAGGGCATCGCCTTCGCGCTCGAATCGGCCGATCTCGCGGCCGGCGCGCTGCTCGGCGACTCGGCCGGCGACACGTACGTGGCGGCTCTCCGCCGGCACATCGTTCCGGAACTGGCGCGCGCGGCGCGGCTGAAGCGCGGGTTCTTCCGTGGGCGCTTCACCCGCCTGCTCGTCGACGGGCTGCGATCGAGCGCGCCGGTGCGAGGCATCATGGCCGACCTCGTGGCGGGTCGGCAGCCGTACGCCACGCTGAAGCGACGCCTGATTGGGACCTTCGAGGTGCGGCTCGCCTGGCAGTTGCTGCGCCTCGAGCTCGGCTGGCACCGCGACGGGAAGGCGCGGGCTTCGGCCGTCGCGCGAGGGGCTTCGGCCCCTCGCGACGACCGCCGGGGCTGA
- a CDS encoding energy transducer TonB: MHEVSTVPSSVPGSGGHGLPGPPDGELHIRPERPPEVRFLLDRREGRFGGAFGVSVATHVIGLMLFLFIVSLAPPPPSFPLQAANRENYEIVWLPQEGPGGGGGGGGNESLEPPRQIELPGRDQMSLPVAKPPEVVQPPQEEAPEPPPIDALNIPALAMASGLETLPGTLTGIPDPTSTSQGPGSGGGAGTGRGTGIGPGQGSGLGPGWGGGTGGGAYRPGSGITNPRLIREVRPNYTPDALRAKIQGEVLIEAIVLPDGTVGDAHVIRSLDPVFGIDDEALRTAKQWRFVPGTKGGVPVPVIVTIAISFRLY, from the coding sequence ATGCACGAAGTTTCCACCGTACCGTCGTCGGTTCCCGGCTCCGGCGGGCACGGCCTGCCCGGTCCGCCCGATGGGGAACTGCACATCCGGCCAGAGCGGCCCCCCGAGGTGCGCTTCCTCCTCGACCGTCGTGAGGGACGCTTCGGCGGCGCCTTCGGCGTCTCGGTGGCGACGCACGTGATCGGCCTGATGCTGTTTCTCTTCATCGTCAGCCTCGCGCCGCCGCCGCCGTCGTTCCCGTTGCAGGCGGCCAATCGCGAGAACTACGAGATCGTCTGGCTCCCGCAGGAGGGCCCTGGTGGAGGCGGTGGGGGCGGCGGCAACGAGTCGCTCGAACCGCCGCGGCAGATCGAACTTCCGGGGCGCGACCAGATGTCCCTGCCGGTCGCGAAGCCACCTGAGGTGGTCCAGCCCCCGCAGGAAGAAGCGCCAGAGCCCCCGCCGATCGACGCGCTGAACATCCCGGCCCTGGCGATGGCGTCAGGGCTCGAGACACTGCCCGGCACGCTCACGGGCATTCCCGATCCGACCTCGACCTCCCAGGGACCGGGCAGTGGCGGTGGCGCCGGCACCGGCCGCGGCACGGGCATCGGCCCCGGCCAGGGCTCGGGCCTCGGTCCGGGTTGGGGTGGCGGCACGGGCGGTGGGGCCTACCGTCCCGGATCGGGCATCACGAACCCTCGGTTGATTCGCGAGGTGCGCCCCAACTACACGCCCGACGCGCTGCGCGCGAAGATTCAGGGCGAGGTCCTCATCGAGGCCATCGTGCTGCCGGACGGCACGGTGGGCGACGCCCACGTGATCCGCTCGCTCGATCCGGTATTCGGCATCGACGACGAGGCCTTGCGGACGGCAAAGCAGTGGCGCTTCGTGCCTGGCACCAAGGGCGGCGTCCCGGTACCCGTCATCGTCACCATCGCCATCAGCTTCAGGTTGTACTAG
- a CDS encoding DUF885 family protein, producing the protein MSLAFLLGGLVVPAAHAEEPKGRGSYDQFVALFQEFVDWRAPTPGQPVDYSAEAVNQRIAKVAEFQTRLEDMAVASWTRSQKADYLAARAAMDQQEFLLRVSRPWARDPGHYVDQMMRLTFVNLPVAGADLEQLRTRLAAIPVLVENAKRNLTEVAADFADLAIHNLTHSDGVGHGHPYREVPPAGVIGWYQDLRGRAATAQPDLLPDIDRAKAAVEDLRGWLVKNRPGMTAKAGIGQELFDWYLVHVKYMPYTSSEIGVLAQRELERTWAFLALERHRNRHLPELQLPRSREEYEARVASVDADVRKFLVDQQFITVPPSIPQDFREMGFNVPWIERPKGPNYWEQIQYRDPSPDHWHAVIPGHRFDGRMLGTITHPVRRHVREGGRSEGWALYLEEAPLQLGFYEERRPRTRELIYNFAIFRAARTLGDVWMQRNEMTTEQAVAYWMKTTPWLDEDVARVDAEIYLRRPPGYGLGYTIGSFQMYKLLGDRRRQLGEEFKLGEFHDQFMAAGGMPIALIRYEMTGLDDEVAKFWKRTRLSTVLASLGRR; encoded by the coding sequence GTGTCCCTCGCGTTCCTGCTCGGCGGCCTCGTCGTGCCTGCGGCGCACGCGGAGGAGCCGAAGGGGCGCGGCAGTTACGACCAGTTCGTCGCGCTCTTCCAGGAGTTCGTCGACTGGCGAGCCCCAACGCCCGGCCAGCCCGTCGATTACAGCGCCGAGGCCGTCAACCAGCGCATCGCGAAGGTCGCCGAGTTCCAGACGCGCCTCGAGGACATGGCGGTCGCCAGCTGGACCCGATCGCAGAAGGCCGACTACCTCGCCGCGCGCGCCGCGATGGACCAGCAGGAGTTCCTGCTTCGCGTGTCGCGCCCCTGGGCGCGCGACCCCGGGCACTACGTCGACCAGATGATGCGGCTCACCTTCGTGAACCTGCCCGTGGCCGGGGCCGACCTCGAACAGCTGCGTACGCGGCTGGCGGCCATCCCCGTCCTCGTCGAGAACGCGAAGCGGAACCTCACCGAGGTGGCGGCCGACTTCGCGGACCTGGCGATTCACAACCTCACCCACTCGGACGGCGTGGGGCACGGCCACCCGTACCGCGAGGTGCCCCCCGCTGGCGTCATCGGCTGGTACCAGGACCTGCGGGGCCGGGCCGCGACCGCGCAGCCGGATCTGCTGCCCGACATCGACCGGGCGAAGGCCGCCGTCGAGGACCTGCGCGGCTGGCTCGTGAAGAACCGCCCCGGCATGACCGCCAAGGCGGGGATCGGCCAGGAACTGTTCGACTGGTACCTGGTGCACGTCAAGTACATGCCGTACACCTCGTCGGAGATCGGCGTCCTCGCGCAGCGCGAGCTCGAACGGACGTGGGCGTTCCTGGCGCTCGAGCGGCACCGCAACCGCCACCTGCCGGAACTGCAGCTCCCGCGCTCGCGCGAGGAGTACGAAGCGCGCGTGGCCAGCGTCGACGCCGACGTGCGCAAGTTCCTCGTCGACCAGCAGTTCATCACCGTGCCGCCGTCGATCCCGCAGGACTTCCGCGAGATGGGCTTCAACGTGCCCTGGATCGAGCGGCCAAAGGGCCCGAACTACTGGGAGCAGATCCAGTACCGCGACCCGTCGCCCGACCACTGGCACGCCGTCATTCCAGGACACCGCTTCGACGGCCGCATGCTCGGCACGATCACCCATCCGGTGCGCCGACACGTCCGGGAGGGCGGTCGATCCGAGGGCTGGGCGCTCTATCTCGAGGAAGCGCCGCTGCAGCTCGGCTTCTACGAGGAGCGCCGGCCGCGGACCCGCGAGCTGATCTACAACTTCGCCATCTTCCGGGCGGCCCGGACGCTCGGCGACGTGTGGATGCAGCGCAACGAGATGACCACCGAGCAGGCGGTCGCCTACTGGATGAAGACCACGCCGTGGCTCGACGAGGACGTCGCGAGAGTCGATGCCGAGATCTACCTGCGCCGTCCGCCCGGCTACGGTCTCGGCTATACGATCGGCAGCTTCCAGATGTACAAGCTGCTCGGCGACCGTCGCCGCCAGCTCGGCGAGGAGTTCAAGCTGGGTGAGTTCCACGACCAGTTCATGGCGGCCGGGGGCATGCCGATCGCGCTCATCCGCTACGAGATGACCGGACTCGACGACGAGGTGGCGAAGTTCTGGAAGCGGACGCGTCTTTCGACGGTCCTCGCCTCGCTCGGCCGGCGCTGA
- the groL gene encoding chaperonin GroEL (60 kDa chaperone family; promotes refolding of misfolded polypeptides especially under stressful conditions; forms two stacked rings of heptamers to form a barrel-shaped 14mer; ends can be capped by GroES; misfolded proteins enter the barrel where they are refolded when GroES binds), whose protein sequence is MAKQITYGEEARQAILRGVNQLADAVKVTLGPKGRNVVLDKKFGSPTITKDGVTVAKEIELKHPLENMGAQMVREVASKTSDIAGDGTTTATVLAQAIYREGARNVVAGGNPMEIKRGIEKAVAAITEELKKLSKPVTGTMIAQVGTISANSDPTIGNIIAEAMEKVGKDGVITVEEAKTLETSLEVVEGMQFDRGYLSPYFVTDPERMEVVLENPVILIHEKKISSMKDLLPVLEQVARMGKPLLIIAEDVEGEALATLVVNKLRGTLQAAAVKAPGFGDRRKAMLEDIAVLTGGRAITEDLGIKLENIKVDDLGKAKKVTIDKDNTTIVEGSGAQSAIEGRVKQIRTQVEETTSDYDREKLQERLAKLVGGVAVIKVGAATETEMKEKKARVEDAMHATKAAVEEGIVPGGGVALLRAAKVLDKLKGESTDQQVGINMIKRAIEEPLRWIAQNAGQEGSIVVSKVKEAKHVEEGFNAATEVYENLVDAGVIDPTKVVRIALQNASSISSLLLTTEALVSEIPEEKKEPAMPAGGGMGGMY, encoded by the coding sequence ATGGCGAAGCAGATTACGTACGGGGAAGAGGCCCGCCAGGCGATTCTCCGCGGGGTCAACCAGCTGGCGGACGCCGTGAAGGTCACGCTCGGGCCCAAGGGCCGCAACGTCGTGCTCGACAAGAAGTTCGGCTCGCCCACCATCACCAAGGACGGCGTGACGGTGGCCAAGGAGATCGAGCTCAAGCACCCGCTCGAGAACATGGGCGCGCAGATGGTGCGCGAGGTCGCGAGCAAGACGTCCGACATCGCGGGCGACGGCACGACGACCGCCACGGTGCTCGCGCAGGCCATCTACCGCGAGGGCGCGCGCAACGTCGTCGCCGGCGGGAACCCGATGGAGATCAAGCGCGGCATCGAGAAGGCCGTCGCGGCCATCACCGAGGAACTGAAGAAGCTCTCGAAGCCCGTGACCGGCACGATGATCGCCCAGGTGGGCACCATCTCGGCCAACTCCGACCCGACAATCGGCAACATCATCGCCGAGGCCATGGAGAAGGTCGGTAAGGACGGCGTGATCACCGTCGAAGAGGCCAAGACGCTCGAGACCAGCCTCGAGGTCGTCGAGGGCATGCAGTTCGACCGCGGCTACCTCTCGCCCTACTTCGTGACCGACCCCGAGCGCATGGAAGTGGTGCTCGAGAACCCGGTCATCCTGATCCACGAGAAGAAGATCAGCTCGATGAAGGACCTCCTGCCGGTGCTCGAGCAGGTGGCTCGCATGGGCAAGCCGCTGCTCATCATCGCCGAGGACGTCGAGGGCGAGGCTCTGGCCACGCTCGTCGTCAACAAGCTCCGGGGCACGCTCCAGGCCGCGGCCGTCAAGGCCCCGGGCTTCGGCGACCGCCGCAAGGCGATGCTCGAGGACATCGCAGTCCTCACCGGCGGGCGCGCCATCACCGAGGACCTCGGCATCAAGCTCGAGAACATCAAGGTCGACGACCTCGGCAAGGCGAAGAAGGTCACCATCGACAAGGACAACACGACCATCGTCGAGGGCTCGGGCGCGCAGTCGGCCATCGAGGGGCGCGTCAAGCAGATCCGGACGCAGGTCGAGGAAACGACCTCCGACTACGATCGCGAGAAGCTGCAGGAGCGCCTCGCGAAGCTCGTGGGCGGCGTCGCGGTCATCAAGGTCGGTGCGGCCACCGAGACCGAGATGAAGGAGAAGAAGGCGCGCGTCGAAGACGCGATGCATGCCACCAAGGCGGCCGTCGAAGAGGGCATCGTGCCCGGCGGCGGCGTGGCCCTGCTCAGAGCGGCCAAGGTCCTCGACAAGCTGAAGGGCGAGTCGACCGACCAGCAGGTGGGCATCAACATGATCAAGCGCGCGATTGAAGAGCCGCTCCGCTGGATCGCCCAGAACGCCGGCCAGGAAGGCTCGATCGTGGTCTCGAAGGTGAAGGAGGCCAAGCACGTCGAGGAGGGCTTCAACGCCGCCACCGAGGTCTACGAGAATCTGGTCGACGCCGGCGTGATCGACCCGACGAAGGTGGTCCGCATCGCGTTGCAGAACGCCTCGTCGATCTCCTCGCTCCTGCTCACGACCGAGGCGCTCGTGTCGGAGATTCCGGAAGAGAAGAAGGAACCCGCCATGCCCGCCGGCGGCGGGATGGGGGGGATGTACTGA
- the groES gene encoding co-chaperone GroES produces MKVRPLHDRIIVQRLEEGEQKIGGIIIPDSAKEKPQQGKVIAVGKGKIKDDGQVLPLDVKAGDTILFGKYSGQEIKIDGEEFLIMREDEVLGVLDA; encoded by the coding sequence ATGAAAGTGCGACCGCTTCACGACCGCATCATCGTTCAGCGCCTCGAGGAGGGCGAGCAGAAGATCGGCGGCATCATCATCCCCGACTCTGCCAAGGAAAAGCCCCAGCAGGGCAAGGTCATCGCCGTCGGCAAGGGCAAGATCAAGGACGACGGGCAGGTGCTGCCGCTCGACGTCAAGGCCGGCGACACGATCCTGTTCGGGAAGTACTCGGGCCAGGAGATCAAGATCGACGGCGAAGAGTTCCTCATCATGCGCGAAGACGAGGTCCTCGGCGTGCTCGACGCGTAG
- a CDS encoding helix-turn-helix domain-containing protein encodes MREQLDRLVHDMFDRGIRLEDAVEEVERRYIARALVQADGSLTDAAARLGIHRNTLTRRATALGLHGGRRRR; translated from the coding sequence GTGCGGGAACAGCTCGACCGTCTCGTCCACGACATGTTCGACCGCGGCATCCGCCTCGAAGACGCGGTCGAGGAGGTCGAGCGCCGCTACATTGCGCGGGCGCTCGTCCAGGCCGACGGGTCGCTGACCGACGCGGCGGCCCGCCTCGGCATCCACCGCAACACGCTCACGCGCAGGGCGACGGCCCTCGGCCTGCACGGCGGCCGCCGGCGCCGCTGA
- a CDS encoding phosphoribosylaminoimidazolesuccinocarboxamide synthase — translation MNWIHAWPRQHLRTRTLRTLPPRRAPAARVSCVDSPPRSRFAVPTDVLLESHCPALRLLRRGKVRDVYEVDEFLLIVATDRLSAFDYVLGSGIPDKGRILTQISTFWFEHLREVVPNHLLSVDPDDYPPAARAYRDQLAGRSMLVRRTTPLAVECVARGYLAGSGWKDYQRTGEVCGIRLPAGLVESSRLPAPIFTPATKAESGHDENIPEAEAARRLGAETLARVKALTLELYGRGAAHADRCGLLIADTKFEFGHVDETRPDEVILIDEALTPDSSRFWPKDDYRPGGPQASFDKQFVRDYLESIRWNKQPPVPSLPADVVERTRAKYLEAFERLTGRSLL, via the coding sequence ATGAATTGGATTCATGCATGGCCCCGGCAGCACCTGCGGACGCGAACCTTGCGCACTCTCCCCCCTCGACGCGCCCCCGCCGCCAGAGTAAGCTGTGTCGACTCCCCGCCGCGCTCGAGGTTCGCCGTGCCGACCGACGTCCTGCTCGAATCCCACTGCCCCGCCCTCCGCCTGCTTCGGCGGGGCAAGGTGCGGGACGTCTACGAGGTCGACGAGTTTCTCCTCATCGTCGCGACCGACCGCCTCTCGGCCTTCGACTACGTGCTCGGCTCGGGCATTCCCGACAAGGGCCGCATCCTGACGCAGATCTCCACGTTCTGGTTCGAGCACCTGCGCGAGGTCGTGCCCAACCACCTGCTGTCGGTCGACCCGGACGACTATCCGCCGGCGGCGCGAGCGTACCGCGACCAGCTCGCGGGCCGCTCGATGCTCGTGCGCCGCACGACGCCGCTCGCCGTCGAGTGCGTCGCTCGCGGGTACCTGGCGGGCTCGGGCTGGAAGGACTACCAGCGCACCGGCGAGGTCTGCGGCATCCGCCTGCCCGCCGGCCTCGTCGAGTCGTCTCGGCTGCCCGCCCCGATCTTCACGCCGGCCACCAAGGCCGAGAGCGGCCACGACGAGAACATCCCCGAGGCCGAGGCCGCCCGGCGCCTCGGCGCCGAAACGCTCGCCCGGGTGAAGGCGCTGACGCTCGAGCTGTACGGCCGCGGCGCCGCGCACGCCGACCGCTGCGGGCTGCTCATCGCCGACACGAAGTTCGAGTTCGGCCACGTCGACGAGACCCGGCCCGACGAGGTGATCCTCATCGACGAAGCGCTCACCCCCGACTCGTCTCGCTTCTGGCCGAAGGACGACTATCGGCCGGGCGGCCCCCAGGCGAGCTTCGACAAGCAGTTCGTGCGCGACTACCTCGAATCCATCCGCTGGAACAAGCAGCCGCCCGTCCCGTCGCTGCCGGCGGACGTCGTCGAGCGCACGCGCGCGAAGTATCTCGAAGCCTTCGAGCGGCTCACGGGCCGCTCGCTCCTGTGA